The DNA region ATCATCCTGTACCTCGGCATCCTGACATGGCGGACCACGCACGAGCTCGATCCGTACAAGCCGCTCGAATCCAGCGTGAAGCCGATCGACGTCGAAGTCGTGGCGCTCGACTGGAAGTGGCTGTTCATTTATCCCGATCTGGGCATCGCGTCGGTGAACCAGCTGGCGATGCCCGTCGGCACGCCCGTCAATTTCCACATCACGTCGGATTCGGTGATGAACTCGTTCTTCATCCCGCAACTCGGCACGCAGGTTTACGCGATGGCGGGCATGCAGACGCGCGTGCATCTGGTCGCAGATGAACCGGGAGACTACGCAGGCGTGTCGGCGAATTTCAGCGGCAAGGGCTTCTCGGACATGAAGTTCCGCACGCTCGCCGTGAGCGCCGCCGATTTCAACGCCTGGGTGCAGAAGGTGAAGGCATCGCCGGAACGGCTCGACATGGACGGGTACTACGCGGTGGCGAAGCCGAGC from Paraburkholderia caribensis includes:
- the cyoA gene encoding ubiquinol oxidase subunit II, which translates into the protein MLARKTLRACLLPVSIGLTAFLTGCQLEVLDPKGSVGVAEKSLIATATWAMLLVVVPVILLTLLFAWRYRASNKSAVYAPKWAHSTAIEVVVWTIPALIILYLGILTWRTTHELDPYKPLESSVKPIDVEVVALDWKWLFIYPDLGIASVNQLAMPVGTPVNFHITSDSVMNSFFIPQLGTQVYAMAGMQTRVHLVADEPGDYAGVSANFSGKGFSDMKFRTLAVSAADFNAWVQKVKASPERLDMDGYYAVAKPSEKDPVRYFSAVDPKLFRNVIAKYNSGHVVDFRDANCITNTSKE